One genomic region from Candidatus Cybelea sp. encodes:
- a CDS encoding AI-2E family transporter — protein MSAELWRRIGWITGAVAVVAGAIWLAARIPRTISIFVIAAFIAFGVQPLSVRLERRMPKPVAVGIVFLGLLVLVVVFLVIVVPLTIAQTQVLVANIPAYASTIQTWLLSAQDALDRYLPAVKLPPGFNIGRIGTAQISSFVSDAVASLGAIALNTATAFFIAFSSIILSVFFLLNDTQIAEGFAALFPPRRRETARKLAAEVTEVFGNYISGQVIVSAITGAVIAILTAILGFKFSLIIGLISAVAYAIPIIGMLIAELIAVPLSLPQGLGMVVWVQIVMFGMARVSDNVLVPKIMGQSVGVSPIGAMFAVFAGGELFGIPGLILGIPAAALLKILWRYFMAPWITAQLEKN, from the coding sequence ACGATCTCGATCTTCGTGATCGCGGCCTTCATCGCGTTCGGGGTCCAGCCGCTCTCCGTGCGCTTGGAGCGCCGGATGCCCAAGCCCGTTGCCGTCGGCATCGTCTTTCTCGGTCTGCTCGTTCTGGTGGTCGTCTTTTTGGTGATCGTGGTGCCGCTGACGATCGCCCAAACGCAAGTCCTGGTCGCAAATATCCCAGCGTATGCGTCAACCATCCAAACCTGGCTGCTCTCGGCCCAGGATGCACTCGATCGCTATCTTCCTGCGGTGAAGCTTCCGCCCGGCTTCAACATCGGGCGGATCGGCACCGCACAGATCTCGAGCTTTGTAAGCGATGCGGTCGCTTCGCTCGGTGCGATTGCGCTCAATACTGCGACGGCCTTCTTCATCGCGTTCTCGTCGATCATTCTCTCCGTATTCTTCCTGCTCAACGACACGCAGATCGCGGAAGGCTTTGCCGCGCTCTTTCCGCCTCGCCGACGAGAGACCGCGCGCAAGCTCGCGGCCGAGGTGACCGAAGTATTCGGCAACTACATCTCGGGCCAGGTGATCGTCAGCGCCATCACCGGAGCGGTCATCGCGATACTGACCGCGATCCTCGGTTTTAAGTTCTCGCTGATCATCGGCCTGATCTCGGCCGTTGCCTACGCTATTCCGATCATCGGCATGCTAATCGCCGAGCTGATCGCGGTGCCGCTTTCACTGCCGCAGGGTCTCGGGATGGTCGTTTGGGTGCAGATCGTGATGTTCGGCATGGCGCGAGTCAGCGACAACGTGCTCGTTCCAAAAATTATGGGCCAATCGGTCGGCGTGTCGCCGATCGGCGCGATGTTCGCAGTCTTTGCCGGCGGCGAGCTCTTTGGAATTCCCGGGCTCATTCTCGGGATTCCCGCAGCGGCGCTGCTCAAGATCCTCTGGCGCTATTTCATGGCGCCGTGGATAACCGCGCAGCTCGAAAAGAACTAG